A stretch of Desulfovibrio sp. TomC DNA encodes these proteins:
- a CDS encoding SLATT domain-containing protein translates to MVYDNNHFQHVCKEVKRHLEDSEISKLAHWYAATVYDRRYKICIGLPATFFSIIITWMLSANVQDYFKSNPGQNTYIIQLPLLLSLIVSILSGLGTFLDFRELATKHRTAAENLHSLWRDCKNWETDFPDAEMCEKAVQTIQLYRKRLNEINRDAPQIPKWAWKSVNSQRKEGSINYANE, encoded by the coding sequence ATGGTTTATGACAACAATCATTTCCAACACGTCTGTAAAGAAGTTAAGAGGCACTTAGAAGACAGTGAAATATCGAAATTGGCGCATTGGTATGCTGCCACAGTGTACGATAGAAGGTATAAAATATGTATCGGATTGCCTGCTACTTTTTTTTCTATCATTATAACTTGGATGCTATCTGCGAATGTCCAAGATTACTTTAAATCAAACCCTGGTCAAAATACCTATATAATACAACTGCCATTATTATTAAGTCTTATTGTATCGATATTAAGTGGTCTAGGAACATTTTTAGACTTTCGTGAACTCGCTACAAAACATCGGACAGCTGCGGAAAATCTCCATAGCTTGTGGCGAGACTGCAAAAATTGGGAAACAGATTTTCCAGATGCAGAAATGTGTGAAAAGGCTGTGCAAACAATCCAATTATATAGAAAAAGACTAAATGAAATTAATCGTGACGCCCCACAAATCCCTAAATGGGCATGGAAAAGTGTTAACTCACAAAGGAAAGAAGGCTCAATAAACTATGCAAATGAATAA
- a CDS encoding CBASS cGAMP-activated phospholipase → MKILSIDGGGIKGLFSASFLAGVENRCERPIADYFDIISGTSTGGILALALAAKIPAIQIVNFYKHWGPKIFRKWIELPYILKQLFVSRYTNKVLINALKDIFGELTLGSIYNNSSGTALCIPSINVISGKAIVFKTQHEQRLTRDLDTPLWEVALATSAAPTYFPLAQVSVSNSDSYILCTDGGLWANNPTLVAFVEALSYLNAKIEDISILSLGNIKGNTCFRSNTYRGKGLFWWNTNLVSMFMDTQSEAVHNQIEIIFRSQGICDNYIRIDHDPTKAQTSLASLDCASKTNLNDLEVIGRGRADIFGLGSGFYKFFNDGEKNG, encoded by the coding sequence TTGAAAATTTTATCAATCGACGGTGGAGGGATTAAAGGTCTTTTTAGCGCATCTTTTTTAGCGGGTGTTGAGAATAGGTGCGAGAGGCCAATAGCTGATTATTTTGACATAATCAGTGGCACTTCGACAGGAGGCATTTTAGCATTAGCTTTGGCTGCAAAAATTCCTGCGATACAAATTGTCAATTTTTATAAACACTGGGGTCCAAAGATCTTTCGGAAATGGATTGAATTGCCATATATTTTAAAGCAGTTATTTGTTTCTCGTTATACTAACAAAGTATTGATAAATGCCCTGAAAGATATTTTTGGAGAATTAACTCTTGGTTCAATTTACAACAACAGCTCTGGTACTGCACTATGCATTCCTTCAATTAATGTTATTTCAGGAAAAGCAATAGTATTCAAAACACAGCACGAACAGCGGCTGACAAGAGATCTGGATACTCCTCTTTGGGAGGTTGCACTGGCTACATCTGCGGCACCAACTTATTTTCCTTTGGCACAAGTTAGCGTTTCTAATTCTGATTCTTATATACTATGTACAGATGGAGGCTTATGGGCAAACAACCCGACTTTGGTCGCTTTTGTTGAAGCTTTATCTTATTTAAACGCAAAAATTGAAGATATTTCTATTCTTTCTCTTGGAAACATCAAAGGCAACACATGCTTTAGGTCCAATACATATAGAGGTAAAGGATTGTTTTGGTGGAATACAAATCTAGTGAGTATGTTTATGGATACCCAGTCAGAAGCCGTTCACAACCAAATCGAAATTATTTTTCGATCTCAAGGGATTTGTGATAATTATATTAGGATTGACCATGATCCCACTAAAGCGCAGACTTCGTTGGCAAGTTTAGACTGTGCAAGCAAAACAAATTTAAATGATCTTGAAGTGATAGGTAGAGGTAGAGCTGATATTTTTGGGCTTGGCTCTGGTTTTTACAAATTTTTCAATGATGGAGAAAAAAATGGCTAA
- a CDS encoding CBASS cGAMP synthase produces MANCTSNFKNGDNSFLNKISLSKGKIDQLIVSRNNLRERIRTFLENKNVNSPKFYRQGSYAHGTLTKPLDGDYDIDDGIYIDLSGFESEPSTRTVHNWIAEAVEGYTNTSPIDKEPCVRAIFKAGYHVDLPVYKIVSSNGSNSYNLAKKSAGWVQSDPRAMNDWFQKKVNESSYQLRRLTKYFKAWKDYQQSKSGIKMPSGLTLSILVGEEFCSDPREDVSFLETSRAIYARLSESDAIWKPYEPTENMREYLTDNQFDNFKTSLLKIVDIESKTILEDSSEKAAEEWRKILGDRFPVYRDDDENGSKAHQYEKQAIIGTTVKSAS; encoded by the coding sequence ATGGCTAACTGCACTAGTAATTTTAAAAATGGTGATAACTCTTTTTTAAATAAGATATCATTGTCTAAAGGAAAAATCGACCAACTAATTGTCTCAAGAAACAATCTGCGAGAGCGCATTAGGACTTTTCTTGAAAATAAAAATGTTAATTCTCCTAAGTTTTATAGGCAGGGTTCTTATGCACATGGAACGTTGACTAAACCGCTAGATGGCGACTACGATATTGATGACGGAATTTATATTGATTTGAGTGGATTTGAATCAGAACCGTCGACCAGGACAGTCCACAATTGGATAGCTGAAGCCGTTGAGGGGTATACCAATACATCACCAATTGATAAAGAACCGTGCGTTCGAGCTATATTCAAAGCTGGCTATCATGTTGACCTCCCGGTGTATAAGATTGTTTCATCCAATGGATCGAATTCTTATAATTTGGCAAAAAAGTCTGCCGGATGGGTGCAGAGCGACCCTCGTGCAATGAATGATTGGTTTCAAAAAAAAGTTAACGAAAGTTCTTATCAATTACGAAGACTTACAAAATATTTTAAAGCTTGGAAAGACTATCAACAATCAAAGTCTGGGATTAAGATGCCTTCAGGTCTTACTTTGTCGATTTTAGTTGGGGAGGAGTTTTGCAGTGACCCACGAGAAGATGTTTCTTTTTTGGAAACAAGTAGAGCCATTTATGCTAGGTTATCTGAAAGCGATGCCATTTGGAAACCCTACGAGCCTACAGAGAACATGAGGGAGTACTTAACTGATAATCAGTTTGATAACTTCAAGACATCTTTATTAAAGATTGTCGATATTGAAAGTAAAACAATCCTAGAAGATTCTTCAGAAAAAGCTGCTGAAGAATGGAGAAAAATTTTAGGTGATAGGTTTCCTGTCTACAGAGACGACGATGAAAATGGTTCAAAGGCACACCAATATGAAAAACAGGCAATTATAGGAACAACTGTTAAAAGTGCTTCTTGA
- a CDS encoding ThiF family adenylyltransferase: protein MKSFISSALEEAERFFCELGFKILTADAWPAADLIVAYRGTIFVSGKKIDIVAALPKGFPDILPKIYLTENFEEVIPHLDSKKYLCTFSRDHVDFFSEKIIGLLSESIEKARVIIRDGLSGVNHTDFYKEFLAYWAHGARDNIASIFQPQNSILHLKVAMLEPDFNGIWKIAGETDGAINSILKNMGYNHKVKTFAPAIYLPFALPVFPPFPVLNGKLILSLFKSNTENASAIASEIKKHGTSSYYFFSVNTDSNLVLAAWSIGVVTKHLEKGFRKGRVDTNTVLSRTATSKVHRHNVERLDATRLFKRVGYDCELPIRKNVCIVGCGSLGSKIAAELAQAGVGSIALVDDDHLKSDNVTRHVCGLDKINNPKVKALKQELLRKYPWIVVTSYFMSFHELIDAGTIDFTSFDLLIMATGNTVLERRLNYIQMRIQDFPPVVYSWIEPYGVASHALLINRCAPGCYNCSLDNDLKYSFRVVEDFACDILMQEAGCQTFFSPYSGVEAGMAASIAVRLAMSCMINNVPNRRLVWIGDLSMAIKNNWKINKFYKPNDSYRLKESVLEKSLNCKMCY from the coding sequence ATGAAAAGCTTTATATCTAGCGCCCTGGAGGAAGCAGAAAGATTTTTCTGTGAACTAGGCTTTAAGATATTAACTGCCGATGCATGGCCTGCTGCTGACCTTATTGTTGCCTATCGAGGCACAATATTTGTTTCTGGAAAAAAAATAGACATTGTAGCCGCTCTTCCAAAAGGATTTCCTGATATTCTTCCAAAAATATATCTAACAGAAAATTTCGAAGAAGTAATACCGCATCTAGATAGCAAAAAATATCTTTGCACTTTTTCTAGAGATCACGTTGATTTTTTTTCTGAAAAAATTATTGGTTTGTTGTCGGAGTCAATTGAAAAAGCACGAGTTATTATTAGAGATGGCCTTAGCGGTGTTAACCATACTGATTTTTACAAAGAATTTTTGGCGTATTGGGCTCACGGAGCACGGGATAATATTGCCTCTATTTTTCAGCCACAGAATAGCATCTTACACCTTAAAGTAGCAATGTTGGAGCCTGATTTTAATGGTATATGGAAAATTGCAGGAGAAACTGATGGCGCTATTAACTCAATATTGAAAAACATGGGTTATAATCATAAAGTCAAAACATTTGCTCCTGCAATATACTTGCCTTTTGCGCTTCCAGTTTTTCCGCCCTTTCCTGTACTAAATGGGAAGCTTATTCTGTCCCTTTTTAAATCGAATACAGAGAACGCATCTGCTATAGCTTCAGAAATTAAAAAGCATGGGACGAGTTCTTATTATTTTTTTTCGGTTAATACCGACTCTAATTTAGTTCTGGCTGCGTGGTCGATTGGCGTTGTCACAAAACATCTTGAAAAAGGATTCAGAAAAGGGCGTGTTGATACAAACACCGTTTTAAGTAGAACTGCTACTTCAAAAGTTCATCGGCATAATGTCGAACGTCTTGATGCAACTAGACTATTTAAGAGAGTTGGATATGATTGTGAATTGCCAATCAGGAAAAATGTTTGCATTGTTGGGTGTGGTTCCTTGGGTAGCAAGATTGCTGCTGAGTTAGCTCAGGCAGGCGTCGGTTCTATTGCTCTCGTTGACGATGATCATTTGAAATCAGATAACGTGACTAGGCATGTATGCGGGCTCGATAAAATTAATAATCCAAAAGTAAAAGCACTAAAACAAGAATTATTGAGGAAGTACCCTTGGATTGTTGTAACTTCATATTTTATGTCATTCCATGAACTAATTGATGCCGGGACAATTGATTTCACCAGTTTTGATTTGTTAATTATGGCGACGGGAAATACTGTTTTGGAAAGGAGGCTTAATTACATTCAAATGAGAATTCAAGATTTTCCTCCTGTTGTTTACTCCTGGATTGAGCCCTATGGTGTTGCAAGTCATGCGTTGCTGATTAATAGATGTGCTCCAGGATGTTATAACTGTTCACTTGATAATGATTTAAAATATTCTTTTAGGGTTGTTGAAGACTTTGCATGTGATATTTTAATGCAAGAGGCTGGATGCCAGACATTTTTTAGCCCTTATTCTGGAGTTGAGGCTGGTATGGCTGCCTCTATCGCTGTCAGGCTAGCGATGTCATGTATGATTAATAATGTTCCAAATCGGCGGTTGGTATGGATTGGAGATCTCTCTATGGCGATCAAAAACAATTGGAAGATTAATAAATTTTACAAACCAAACGACTCTTATCGATTAAAAGAATCTGTGTTAGAAAAATCTTTAAATTGCAAGATGTGCTATTGA
- a CDS encoding Mov34/MPN/PAD-1 family protein, protein MSLYYYIHGSGLLEIKEVALETFFNYKQRSFFHTESGGILFGYEYEGRICIDSVTVPSPKDKRGVFHFFRDKRRAQELVDHEFIRSQGKHIYIGEWHTHCQSRPAPSSKDIYEWRNAFDKSLLNLDFMVCIVVGNTMSLGNLWVGCVDGFGVRQIDSLSHCEGISQGRVDD, encoded by the coding sequence ATGTCTCTATATTATTATATCCATGGCTCCGGTCTTCTCGAAATTAAAGAGGTGGCACTTGAAACTTTTTTTAATTATAAGCAGAGAAGCTTTTTTCATACAGAATCAGGTGGAATTTTGTTTGGATATGAATACGAGGGCAGGATATGCATAGATAGTGTCACAGTACCGTCGCCTAAAGATAAAAGAGGTGTTTTCCATTTCTTTAGAGATAAAAGGCGGGCTCAAGAGCTTGTCGATCATGAATTTATTCGCAGCCAAGGTAAACATATTTACATCGGCGAGTGGCATACTCATTGTCAATCTCGTCCAGCGCCATCATCCAAAGATATTTATGAATGGAGGAATGCTTTCGATAAATCGTTGTTAAACCTAGACTTTATGGTGTGCATCGTTGTTGGCAATACAATGTCACTAGGTAATTTATGGGTTGGGTGTGTTGACGGGTTTGGGGTGCGTCAAATTGATTCTTTGAGTCATTGTGAAGGGATCAGTCAAGGTAGAGTAGATGACTAG
- a CDS encoding thermonuclease family protein, whose product MTSFKNVHVIVFVACIFVFHVLPIKSLAADSWQGKVVNVLDGTTLDIAKPDGQIERIRLYAVIAPVSGNPLGYDARRRTTSWCYQWGDVAEVLPIYQEPTGQVVARVIVGQEDLAGVLAKACLASINMRTCKKRQTVECVSWHAWELQCRDEQKGLWANKDQ is encoded by the coding sequence ATGACTAGTTTTAAAAATGTACATGTTATTGTCTTTGTTGCTTGCATATTTGTTTTTCATGTTTTGCCAATCAAATCTTTGGCGGCAGACTCCTGGCAGGGGAAGGTCGTCAACGTCCTCGACGGCACAACCTTGGACATCGCCAAGCCAGATGGGCAAATCGAGCGGATCAGGCTCTACGCAGTCATAGCACCTGTTTCTGGGAATCCCCTTGGATATGATGCGCGGCGGCGAACAACCTCATGGTGCTATCAGTGGGGAGACGTAGCCGAGGTCTTGCCCATCTACCAAGAACCAACCGGCCAAGTCGTCGCACGAGTGATTGTCGGGCAGGAGGATTTAGCCGGTGTCCTGGCGAAAGCCTGCCTCGCTTCAATCAATATGAGAACCTGCAAAAAACGGCAGACGGTGGAATGCGTGTCTTGGCATGCCTGGGAGCTTCAATGCCGGGATGAGCAAAAAGGATTATGGGCAAATAAAGATCAATGA
- a CDS encoding phospholipase D family nuclease yields MKKIFIAICFLSICATSYAYDLTLKDTPVSIYFSPKGGAQQALVDAIGTAKESIYVQAYSFTSAPIAKALIDAAQRGVKVEAILDKSQRKATYTGATFLKNEGIPIWIDAKHAIAHNKVMIIDGATVITGSFNFTKAAEEKNAENLLIIRDSGLAKLYLENWERHRAHSEMY; encoded by the coding sequence ATGAAAAAAATATTCATCGCAATTTGTTTCTTGTCCATTTGTGCGACGTCTTATGCATACGACCTGACCCTCAAAGACACTCCTGTCAGCATTTATTTCAGCCCTAAGGGTGGCGCACAGCAAGCTCTTGTTGACGCCATTGGGACTGCCAAGGAGTCGATTTACGTCCAGGCGTATTCATTTACTTCAGCCCCTATCGCAAAAGCACTTATCGATGCAGCCCAACGTGGGGTAAAAGTCGAGGCGATCTTAGACAAGAGCCAACGAAAGGCGACCTATACCGGGGCTACGTTTCTCAAGAATGAAGGCATCCCCATCTGGATTGACGCCAAGCATGCCATCGCGCACAATAAGGTGATGATCATTGACGGCGCGACTGTGATCACTGGGTCGTTTAATTTTACCAAGGCCGCCGAAGAGAAGAATGCTGAGAACCTACTGATCATTCGAGACTCCGGCCTAGCCAAGCTCTATCTGGAGAATTGGGAACGGCATCGGGCGCATTCTGAGATGTATTAA
- a CDS encoding MucR family transcriptional regulator, with the protein MVDKEIWAEALNLAKDQLRHGKVHFSELEGVTKSIYEKLISLSCGPVIDIEPEPIKQIEASQHVKTKKGVKCAVCGEEFKVLGSKHLSSHDLTREEYMKKFGVAKKDMSIKIARKTLTGEDNPLKQMQMIMKEFGIKRGDVTQFVLDNGFDNMKSLAATAKEKNVGILELLKAVDEAQEAKGNKK; encoded by the coding sequence ATGGTCGATAAAGAAATTTGGGCAGAGGCTTTGAACTTGGCAAAAGACCAGCTTCGACATGGAAAAGTCCATTTCAGCGAACTCGAAGGAGTCACAAAGAGCATTTACGAAAAATTGATTTCTCTGAGCTGCGGCCCTGTGATTGATATTGAGCCTGAGCCGATAAAGCAGATTGAAGCTTCTCAGCATGTGAAGACCAAGAAAGGGGTCAAGTGCGCTGTGTGCGGTGAAGAGTTTAAGGTTCTAGGCTCGAAGCATCTTTCGTCCCATGACCTGACTCGTGAAGAGTACATGAAGAAGTTTGGCGTTGCGAAGAAAGATATGTCTATCAAGATTGCCAGAAAAACGCTGACTGGCGAAGACAATCCCCTCAAGCAGATGCAGATGATCATGAAGGAATTTGGAATTAAGCGCGGAGATGTCACTCAGTTTGTTTTGGACAATGGTTTTGACAACATGAAGTCGCTTGCTGCGACCGCGAAAGAAAAGAATGTTGGCATTCTTGAGTTGCTGAAGGCTGTTGACGAAGCCCAAGAGGCCAAGGGCAACAAGAAATAG
- a CDS encoding helix-turn-helix domain-containing protein translates to MPNIHEILGKRIQILRKKGGLTQLQLAEMANLSLKHLGEIERGRGNPTLESLHNLSMALDVSLMKLFDLEIDVLTTEATEELAIGIIQSASPSDKSKILKILVALSE, encoded by the coding sequence ATGCCTAACATACATGAAATATTAGGGAAAAGAATTCAGATTCTTAGGAAGAAGGGCGGGTTGACCCAACTCCAATTAGCTGAAATGGCGAACTTATCCTTGAAGCACCTCGGGGAAATCGAGAGGGGAAGGGGCAACCCCACCCTGGAAAGCCTCCACAACTTGTCAATGGCCCTGGATGTATCCTTGATGAAGTTGTTCGACCTGGAAATTGATGTGCTTACGACCGAAGCAACAGAAGAACTCGCGATAGGTATTATTCAGTCCGCGTCCCCAAGTGACAAATCGAAAATACTTAAAATACTTGTTGCACTATCCGAATAG
- a CDS encoding DUF6573 family protein yields the protein MDQDWNVIFSYTRKQAIEDGVLIDVTEQANQLGFKVNTVVTDHLYGDYLTPPAGLEGEGQSVEGRLHDLLFRTLIAAKTFGARDRVNFDVLFLMSPGKWATVKILAVMGPGDHGEPVLTIMLPEDD from the coding sequence ATGGACCAGGACTGGAATGTCATCTTCAGCTACACGCGTAAGCAAGCCATTGAGGACGGGGTGTTGATCGACGTCACCGAGCAAGCAAATCAACTTGGCTTCAAAGTGAATACCGTCGTCACTGACCATCTCTATGGTGATTACCTGACACCGCCGGCTGGCCTGGAAGGTGAGGGTCAATCCGTCGAGGGACGGCTTCATGATCTTCTCTTCAGAACACTTATCGCCGCTAAGACCTTTGGTGCCAGGGATCGTGTCAATTTTGACGTGCTGTTCCTGATGTCGCCGGGCAAGTGGGCCACTGTGAAGATCCTGGCCGTGATGGGTCCAGGTGATCACGGCGAGCCAGTCTTGACCATCATGCTGCCAGAAGACGACTGA
- a CDS encoding PAS domain-containing hybrid sensor histidine kinase/response regulator, which translates to MADTLRQRAEKQFLTNATKTISNAIPLEEMQKTLHELEVHQIELEMQNEELRQKQVDLDILRARYFDLYDLAPIAYCTLSEQGFILEANLAAASMFGVARQELVEQPFTRFVFKEDQDIYYLYRKQLLTTNTSSVCEIRIDKKGKGFLWVSLTTTTAPSRDGSSVCHMMINVITEYKRTEEMLTNRDELIRVILDSSLNFIVVKDLEGRFILTNKAFAQSFGFRQEDLIGKTDYDILDLEIAARLRERDLYVIKTGENLVSEDTIATSGGRRSFRGTRTPVINKKGSIEGICNIAFDITDKNDIEQQLVVARDEALQSTRAKSEFLANMSHEIRTPMNGIIGLSQLMLETPLNEEQQDYTNLIVESSNNLVTLINDILDFSKIEAGKLEIIENEFCIHDICRSVASIFKEQIYRKKIKLTIDVSPKVPNLIISDAGRIRQVLFNLVGNAMKFTESGEVKIHIDFANDIIPNKKRLRFAVSDTGIGIPKDLIADLFKPFTQIDGSLTRKYKGTGLGLSIVKRLVSLMNGDVAIESKVGKGTTVNFNILIGVPDMVGLSPDYPHRKNELIPSGDLPYQMHLKILLVEDDEINQRIGRRLLEKYGAIVVSAVNGEEALRCLSNEKFDIVLMDIQMPVMDGLAATRAIRASIGKFYKNIPIVAMTALAMAGDKEICLAAGMDDYISKPVDITVLKKTIEKMMHKTTADGS; encoded by the coding sequence ATGGCAGATACATTGCGCCAGCGAGCAGAAAAACAGTTCTTAACGAATGCAACTAAGACTATTTCTAACGCTATCCCCCTTGAAGAAATGCAAAAGACTCTCCACGAATTAGAGGTACACCAAATAGAACTGGAGATGCAGAATGAAGAGTTGCGTCAAAAGCAAGTTGATCTTGACATCTTACGGGCACGTTATTTTGATCTATATGATTTAGCACCGATAGCGTATTGCACCTTAAGCGAACAGGGGTTTATTCTCGAAGCCAATCTCGCCGCCGCGTCCATGTTTGGAGTAGCCAGGCAGGAACTAGTAGAGCAGCCATTTACCCGTTTCGTCTTCAAAGAAGATCAAGACATTTACTACTTATATCGCAAGCAATTGCTTACAACAAACACGTCTTCTGTTTGTGAAATTCGTATCGACAAAAAAGGCAAAGGCTTTTTGTGGGTGAGTTTAACTACCACAACTGCACCTAGTCGCGACGGTTCTTCCGTGTGTCATATGATGATTAATGTCATCACAGAGTATAAGCGCACGGAAGAAATGCTAACAAATCGCGATGAACTAATAAGGGTGATCCTCGATTCCAGCTTGAATTTTATTGTTGTTAAAGATCTCGAAGGCAGATTCATTCTGACAAACAAGGCATTTGCACAATCATTCGGCTTTAGACAAGAAGACCTTATTGGAAAGACTGATTATGATATTTTAGACCTTGAAATTGCCGCACGCCTCAGAGAAAGGGACCTTTATGTTATTAAAACTGGAGAAAATCTTGTCTCAGAAGATACTATAGCAACAAGTGGAGGGAGACGAAGTTTTCGGGGTACTAGGACTCCGGTAATAAACAAAAAAGGTTCAATAGAAGGCATCTGCAATATTGCTTTTGACATAACTGACAAAAACGATATAGAACAACAACTTGTAGTCGCACGGGATGAGGCCTTGCAATCTACACGTGCAAAAAGTGAATTTCTGGCAAACATGAGTCATGAGATTCGTACGCCAATGAATGGAATTATTGGTTTATCACAACTTATGCTCGAGACACCACTTAACGAAGAGCAGCAAGATTATACAAATTTGATAGTTGAGTCGAGCAACAATCTCGTCACATTAATTAACGACATACTCGATTTTTCGAAAATAGAAGCCGGGAAGCTTGAAATTATCGAAAATGAATTTTGTATACATGACATCTGTCGTTCTGTTGCGAGTATTTTTAAAGAACAGATATACAGAAAAAAAATCAAACTTACTATCGATGTGTCGCCTAAAGTTCCAAATTTAATCATTTCTGATGCAGGGCGCATCAGACAGGTTCTATTCAATTTAGTTGGAAATGCCATGAAGTTTACTGAAAGCGGCGAGGTAAAAATCCACATCGATTTCGCCAATGATATTATTCCAAACAAGAAGAGGCTTAGGTTTGCAGTCTCAGATACCGGCATCGGCATTCCCAAAGATCTTATTGCAGACCTCTTCAAGCCATTTACTCAAATTGATGGATCATTGACCCGTAAATACAAGGGAACAGGGCTTGGCCTTTCAATTGTAAAACGCCTTGTATCTCTCATGAACGGTGATGTTGCAATTGAAAGTAAGGTCGGCAAAGGCACGACTGTAAATTTCAACATCTTAATAGGCGTCCCAGACATGGTTGGTTTGTCGCCAGACTATCCGCATCGAAAAAATGAATTAATTCCATCAGGTGATTTACCCTATCAGATGCATCTAAAAATTCTTCTCGTCGAAGATGACGAAATTAATCAGCGCATTGGCCGACGTTTACTTGAAAAGTATGGAGCTATAGTTGTGTCCGCTGTCAATGGAGAAGAAGCTCTTCGGTGCCTATCTAATGAAAAGTTCGACATTGTACTGATGGACATTCAGATGCCTGTCATGGACGGTCTCGCAGCGACCAGAGCGATTCGAGCTTCCATTGGTAAATTTTATAAGAACATCCCGATTGTAGCCATGACAGCCCTTGCTATGGCTGGAGACAAAGAAATATGCCTTGCAGCCGGGATGGACGATTATATTTCGAAGCCTGTGGACATAACAGTACTCAAGAAAACTATAGAAAAAATGATGCATAAGACTACCGCAGATGGCAGCTAA
- a CDS encoding DUF6573 family protein produces MTEEWNVIFSYTRKQAIEDGVLIDVTEQANQLGFKVNTVVTDHLYGDYLTPPAGLEGEGQSVEGRLHDLLFKTLIAAKTFGARDRVNFDVLFLMSPGKWATVNILAVMGPGDHGEPVLTIMLPEDD; encoded by the coding sequence ATGACCGAAGAGTGGAATGTCATCTTCAGCTACACGCGTAAGCAGGCCATCGAGGACGGGGTGTTGATCGACGTCACCGAGCAAGCAAATCAACTTGGCTTCAAAGTGAATACCGTCGTCACTGACCATCTCTATGGTGATTACCTGACACCGCCGGCTGGCCTGGAAGGTGAGGGTCAATCCGTCGAGGGACGGCTTCATGATCTTCTCTTCAAAACACTTATTGCCGCTAAGACCTTTGGTGCCAGGGATCGTGTCAATTTTGACGTGCTGTTCCTGATGTCGCCGGGCAAGTGGGCCACTGTGAATATCCTGGCCGTGATGGGTCCAGGTGATCACGGCGAGCCAGTCTTGACCATCATGCTGCCCGAAGACGACTAA
- a CDS encoding MucR family transcriptional regulator: MDNDVSIIRAIMELHPALAIDDQIHLATKVMKGLAKAKADIAMGNTVVRDDDGGPADNKNSGHGYTKADFKVNPMSALKGEKATCCLCGKDFGVITKTHLSVSHNITPDQYRELCGYAPGTKLMTDAQLQKKKDILNKAKPWEKTDRWQGKQAKQAEQDAATKAADGSGTDQNTAPTESPKAVKSDTKPQNKASAKPEKDDKGESASAA, from the coding sequence ATGGATAACGACGTTTCTATCATTCGGGCGATTATGGAATTGCATCCTGCTCTTGCCATCGATGATCAAATTCATCTTGCCACGAAAGTGATGAAAGGCTTGGCAAAGGCGAAGGCTGATATCGCTATGGGCAACACCGTAGTTCGTGATGACGACGGTGGCCCTGCCGACAACAAGAACTCTGGGCACGGTTACACTAAGGCAGACTTCAAGGTGAACCCGATGTCCGCTCTTAAAGGTGAAAAGGCTACGTGCTGCCTTTGTGGAAAAGATTTCGGCGTCATTACGAAGACGCATCTCTCGGTTAGTCACAATATCACCCCGGATCAGTACCGTGAGTTGTGTGGGTATGCCCCCGGCACGAAGCTCATGACGGATGCGCAGCTTCAGAAAAAGAAGGACATCCTCAACAAAGCCAAGCCTTGGGAAAAAACTGATCGCTGGCAGGGCAAGCAAGCCAAGCAAGCTGAGCAGGACGCAGCTACTAAGGCTGCCGATGGAAGCGGTACCGATCAGAACACTGCCCCCACGGAAAGCCCTAAGGCTGTGAAATCGGACACCAAGCCTCAAAACAAAGCATCGGCGAAGCCCGAGAAGGACGATAAGGGTGAAAGCGCGTCGGCGGCATAA